The genomic window TGTTCCGCCCAGCCGAGCTGGGCCGCCGCCGCGGCGACCTTGCCCGGATCCCGGCCGCTGACGGCCGTCATCCGGGCCCGCAGCGGCAGGTCGAAGACCCGGTTCACGGTGCGCCACGCCTGTGAGTGCGCGGTTCCCATGAACGCGTAGCCGACCATGCCGATGCGCAGGTCCGTGGTCTGCGTGGACAAGATGGGTCTCCCTTTGTGCGATCAGAAACCGAGCTTGAGGTACGCGCTCGCGTTCTCCTTGGTGATGGTCTCCGAGGCCAGGACGATCTCCTTGGGGACCTGCAGCTCGACCAGGTCGGACAGGCCCTTGCCCTGGCCGATCAGCCGGGCCAGCGAGATCGCCGAGGAGGCCATCGACGGGCTGTAGGTGACGGTCGCCTTGAGTGGGGTCTTGTCGGCCTGGATGTCCTCCATCGCCTTCTTGGAGCCGGCGCCGCCGACCATGATGAATTCGCTGCGACCGGCCTGGTTGATCGCGGCGAGCACGCCGACCCCCTGGTCGTCGTCGTGGTTCCAGAGCGCGTCCATCTTGGGTACGGCCTGCAGCAGCTGGCTGGCGGCCCGCTGGCCGGTGTCGACGGTGAACTCGGCCGGGACCCGCCGTTGCACGGTGAAGCCGGCCGCGGCGAGGGTGTCGGAGAAGCCCTTGGACCGGTTCTGGGTCAGTTCCAGGGAGTCGATGCCGGGGATCTCGCCGATCACCGGGTTGCTGATTCCCTTGGCTTTCATCTGGGCGACGATGTAGTCGGCGGCGGCCACGCCCATGCCGTAGTTGTCGCCCAGGATCTGGGTGCGGTAGGCGCGGGCGTCCGGGAAGGCCCGGTCCAGGTTGATCACCGGGATACCGGCGGTCATCGCCTGCAGGCCGAACGAGTTCAGTTCCTTGCCGTCGTGCGGCAGCAGCACGATGACGTTGGGCTTCTGCCCGAGCA from Actinoplanes derwentensis includes these protein-coding regions:
- a CDS encoding substrate-binding domain-containing protein — translated: MTQSSRDLSRRRLLLGGAALGAGTLLTACTSNETNSNDAQIKPNEGGASAGNAAPGTKVVIGFSAPAADHGWLGAIITNAKAQATAYSDVELKTVESGSDAATQRAALSTLLGQKPNVIVLLPHDGKELNSFGLQAMTAGIPVINLDRAFPDARAYRTQILGDNYGMGVAAADYIVAQMKAKGISNPVIGEIPGIDSLELTQNRSKGFSDTLAAAGFTVQRRVPAEFTVDTGQRAASQLLQAVPKMDALWNHDDDQGVGVLAAINQAGRSEFIMVGGAGSKKAMEDIQADKTPLKATVTYSPSMASSAISLARLIGQGKGLSDLVELQVPKEIVLASETITKENASAYLKLGF